In Deltaproteobacteria bacterium, the sequence CCATGGGCCTGCGGGTCGCCTACGTGGATAGCGACGCCCACCACGGCGACGGCGTGGAGGCGGCCTTCCTCGACACCGACCGCGTGCTGACCGTATCGATCCACGAAGACGGCCGCTTCCTCTTTCCGGGCACGGGGTTTCCCGAGGAGATGGGCAGGGGGGCGGGACGCGGCTACGCCGTGAACGTGCCCCTTGCGCCGGGGGCCGGGAACGCCCTCTTTCTCAAGGCCCTGGAGGAAGCGGCGCTCCCCTTTGTCGAGGCCTTCGCCCCCGACGTGCTCGTAACGCAGCTCGGCGTGGACACCTTCGCCTCCGACCCGCTGACACACCTGGAGCTGAATACGGCTGGCTTCGAGGCCGCCGCGCGCCGCTTCAGGGAGACGGGTCTGCCCTGGGTCGCCCTCGGCGGAGGCGGCTACGACGTCGACAACGTGCGGCGGGCCTGGACGCTCGCCTGGGCGATCATGTGCGACAGGGAAGGCGACGAGAGGCTCGAGGCCCTGAGGGATCGCAGCGGCGGCGAAGGGTCGGCGGGCGGAGAGGCCGCGGCGGAACTCGAGAGA encodes:
- a CDS encoding acetoin utilization protein AcuC, whose product is MSEAVFLYNDRFGSYSYGPGHPMRPVRLRMTCDLARELGLFDGGAGRLVESRKATRSETLLAHRADYIDVLERADGGETPPEGPRYGLGAGDNPVFPGVYEWSLYSTGASVQAAQLVASGRAQRAFNIAGGLHHAMEARASGFCYINDAVAAIKTLTAMGLRVAYVDSDAHHGDGVEAAFLDTDRVLTVSIHEDGRFLFPGTGFPEEMGRGAGRGYAVNVPLAPGAGNALFLKALEEAALPFVEAFAPDVLVTQLGVDTFASDPLTHLELNTAGFEAAARRFRETGLPWVALGGGGYDVDNVRRAWTLAWAIMCDREGDERLEALRDRSGGEGSAGGEAAAELERTKEFLLRRALPLVKGG